In Spirochaetota bacterium, a genomic segment contains:
- the cmr6 gene encoding type III-B CRISPR module RAMP protein Cmr6, whose amino-acid sequence MSYQGNYNQRSSGTNNYILIVKRCIFLTPRDTSDILAKNIEMKEKIDKSKRGMKDWFYDINSSIDFNLYLLFTKYLPAYGENSKGLPDFKGNEKTKYLEAIKNHFSSNTNTKSYQSLKNLAKGNYDRIQNLIKSLLNLGYACKSIEAIPKWRLVVGLGASHPQETSMILHHIYGIPYIPGSAVKGITRHWALTCFADKISSQKNSDFYKEIEQLSKGLDGGFKEGSLYGNLSIQLLDKKVEKEEKIELSDLVEIFGTQEQKGKVIFMDAYPVDEIKLEIDIMNPHYPDYYSGNKPPADCQNPNPITFLTVGKTKFQFCLLSKDNNLLNKATLLLEEALKEHGIGAKTALGYGIFDI is encoded by the coding sequence ATGAGTTATCAAGGTAATTACAATCAGAGATCTAGCGGGACTAACAATTATATACTCATAGTGAAGAGATGCATATTCTTGACACCAAGAGATACTTCTGATATTCTAGCAAAAAATATTGAGATGAAAGAAAAGATTGATAAATCAAAGAGAGGGATGAAAGATTGGTTTTATGACATCAATTCTAGTATTGACTTTAACCTATACTTACTTTTTACAAAATATTTACCAGCGTATGGGGAGAATTCAAAAGGTCTTCCCGATTTCAAAGGTAATGAGAAGACAAAATATCTTGAAGCCATAAAAAACCACTTTTCTAGCAATACAAATACGAAAAGTTACCAATCTCTAAAGAATTTAGCAAAAGGAAACTATGATAGGATTCAAAATTTAATCAAATCTCTTCTGAATTTAGGATACGCTTGCAAGTCCATAGAAGCCATCCCCAAATGGCGTCTTGTTGTAGGGCTTGGAGCATCACACCCACAGGAAACATCAATGATACTACATCACATATACGGAATTCCTTACATACCCGGTAGCGCAGTAAAAGGTATAACTAGACACTGGGCATTAACTTGCTTTGCAGATAAAATCTCATCTCAAAAAAACTCTGACTTCTACAAGGAAATAGAACAATTGTCAAAAGGATTGGATGGAGGATTTAAAGAAGGTAGTTTATATGGTAATCTATCAATACAATTATTGGACAAGAAAGTAGAGAAGGAGGAGAAAATAGAACTTTCTGATTTAGTTGAAATCTTTGGAACTCAAGAACAAAAAGGCAAAGTCATATTTATGGATGCCTACCCTGTTGATGAGATTAAGTTGGAAATAGACATTATGAACCCACACTATCCTGATTACTACTCTGGTAATAAACCCCCAGCAGACTGTCAAAACCCAAACCCTATAACCTTCCTAACAGTCGGTAAAACCAAGTTCCAATTCTGCTTACTTTCAAAAGACAATAACCTACTGAACAAAGCAACTTTGCTTCTGGAGGAAGCACTCAAAGAGCACGGAATAGGAGCAAAAACTGCGCTAGGATATGGAATATTTGATATTTAG
- a CDS encoding putative CRISPR-associated protein, with product MEDKEFHIISSGVSIITNLKSKEGLYTDIKISDENRWKQIVNNPVEISRVVEIVKSKPMEMSAELNTFLRVVDGKNPSNISVYLFGTNTASNELCRIAIQEYLKEKGYVLYSALDVSGYFHEAKYDPSFAKDEFQEGLSRLIDILIYIALKKKEEGYTVFFNPTGGLKAHVIATAMAGFITGSQVYYMNEEFNDVVFLPNLFYLPRGKELILLNILAQRGEVSIDDLITSELDDKVSQEYRDGIQRLSLYGLVEVKNDRVILTQRGLMVSSSLGGK from the coding sequence ATGGAAGACAAGGAGTTTCACATAATAAGTAGCGGTGTTTCTATAATAACAAACCTTAAGTCAAAAGAAGGGCTGTACACAGATATAAAAATCTCTGACGAAAATCGTTGGAAGCAGATAGTAAATAATCCGGTAGAAATTAGTAGGGTTGTTGAAATCGTAAAATCCAAACCTATGGAAATGTCAGCAGAACTAAACACATTCTTAAGAGTAGTTGATGGTAAAAATCCATCAAACATATCGGTGTATCTGTTTGGAACGAATACTGCTTCAAATGAACTCTGTAGAATAGCGATACAGGAGTATCTTAAGGAAAAAGGTTATGTTCTATACTCTGCTCTTGATGTTAGCGGTTATTTCCACGAAGCTAAGTATGATCCTAGTTTTGCGAAAGATGAATTTCAGGAAGGTTTGTCAAGACTTATAGATATTCTAATATACATAGCGCTCAAGAAGAAGGAGGAAGGCTATACAGTATTCTTTAATCCGACAGGAGGGCTTAAGGCTCATGTCATAGCTACTGCTATGGCTGGCTTTATAACAGGATCTCAAGTGTATTATATGAACGAAGAATTTAACGATGTTGTGTTTTTACCTAACCTTTTCTATCTTCCTAGGGGTAAGGAGTTAATACTACTCAATATATTAGCACAAAGAGGAGAGGTAAGTATAGACGACTTGATTACCAGCGAACTTGATGACAAGGTATCTCAAGAATATAGAGATGGTATCCAAAGACTTAGTCTCTATGGGCTTGTGGAAGTAAAGAATGATAGGGTAATACTAACACAAAGAGGATTGATGGTATCAAGTAGTTTAGGTGGTAAGTAA